A window of the Euzebya pacifica genome harbors these coding sequences:
- a CDS encoding YciI family protein has product MLLIHSDMQRWDSLGEEGRRQLYADYDVLHAHVESTGYLVDASPLAAPDVATTVRVRGGEVLVTDGPFAETKEHLAGYYLLDCPDLDAALDVARRIPDARLGSVEVRPLRTFH; this is encoded by the coding sequence ATGCTCCTCATCCACTCCGACATGCAGAGGTGGGACTCCCTCGGGGAGGAGGGCCGGCGACAGCTGTACGCCGACTACGACGTGCTCCACGCCCATGTCGAGTCGACCGGCTACCTGGTCGACGCCAGCCCGCTGGCAGCCCCGGACGTCGCCACCACGGTGCGGGTCCGGGGCGGTGAGGTCCTCGTGACCGACGGACCCTTCGCCGAGACCAAGGAGCACCTGGCCGGCTACTACCTGCTGGACTGCCCCGACCTCGACGCCGCGCTCGACGTGGCGCGGCGCATCCCCGACGCGCGGCTCGGGTCGGTCGAGGTCCGGCCCCTGCGCACGTTCCACTGA
- a CDS encoding YciI family protein, which yields MKYMLLLAGGTDQTEAEAAEEMPAWFAYDQAVKDAGVFVAGDALFPVETAKTVAVATGTVTDGPFAETKEVIGGYYVLDVEDEAAAIDWAKKLPPSTTAEVRQVMVFDEG from the coding sequence ATGAAGTACATGCTCTTGCTGGCAGGCGGCACCGACCAGACCGAAGCCGAGGCCGCAGAGGAGATGCCCGCATGGTTCGCCTACGACCAGGCCGTCAAGGACGCCGGCGTGTTCGTGGCGGGCGACGCCCTGTTCCCGGTCGAGACCGCGAAGACGGTCGCCGTGGCCACGGGGACAGTGACCGACGGACCCTTCGCCGAGACCAAGGAGGTCATCGGTGGCTACTACGTGCTCGACGTCGAGGACGAGGCCGCGGCGATCGACTGGGCCAAGAAGCTGCCGCCCAGCACCACCGCTGAGGTGCGCCAGGTCATGGTCTTCGACGAGGGATAG